AGCAGCTCAATCGGCATATCACCAGAGCTCTGACCatggagaagaagaagcaggAGAATGGAgggaagcagcagcagcagcaggaTGAATCGAGGGAGATTCCGGCGAGGCAAGAATGGGAAATCGACGCCTCGAAACTCGTGGTCAAATCGGTGCTGGCGCGGGGCACTTTTGGCACCGTTCACCGCGGCGTTTACGACGGAGAGGATGTTGCAGgtatatttattgaatttttcctttttatggATCGATATAAATTAGATTCAAAGATGGTAGAATTAGACTGAATTTTGTGTTGCTGTTTTCAATTCAGCAATGTGGCTAATTGACATGTTTTGGAATGGGAAATCTTTTTTTGTGGCGGTGAAACTGGTCTATGCATTCCATGTGTTTGTTAATTTATCTCAATATCAGTAGGCATTAACCTTGCAGTATTTATGCTAATTTTTATTCATAGACAGTTACAGGAGCTTTTCATGTCAAGTTTTTTGATGATTAGTAGTTTTCTTGAAGGGAATAGTAGAATTATATGAAGAAATGAAATTCTGCCCCTCATTTGCTTCATAATTGATACACCACCATATATAGAAAAGTGGACGATTTCTAAATATCCTATAAAAAGAGAGGACTGTTTATGAAATAAGGGAACACTGATGCAAAGATAAAAGCTTATTCTGAAATAGTTAGCACTAATTTCAAGCTGCTTCTGTGTTTCGAATCCCCGTCCCTTTACTGATGTTAGTTGTTGAGTGGTGACTTAGATTCATTTTGTATGCCCCCGTAACAGTTGATTTCTTTTATCTCCAGTAAAACTTCTCGACTGGGGGGAAGAAGGCCACCGGTCACAAGCTGAAGTAGCTTCCCTTCGAGCAGCTTTTGCACAAGAAGTTTCTGTATGGCACAAGCTTGATCATCCAAATGTTACAAAGGTAACGATTTTCTGCTAAAATGTTTGATCATTGCTTGTCCTTTTATCCTCTATGTTGCAAATTGCCCTTATTTCTCTCAAGATGTGGTGTTGGAAAACTCAATATGCCTTTGGCTGTTCGGGATTTTCACCTTATGATACCTTTTCAAGCATACCATGATTTGTCATGCCTCGGTGCTGATTCGCCTCTGCAGTTTGTTGGAGCTACATTTGGGTGGACAGAGCTGAACATACAAAAAGACAGCGGCCAACTTGGAATGGCGCGTAATGTCTGCTGTGTCGTGGTTGAATATCTACCCGGAGGAACCCTTAAAAATTTCCTCATTAGAAATATAAGGACGAAACCTTGCTTTCAAGTTGTTATTCAGCTAGCTTTGGATCTTGCACGAGGGTAAGACTTCACCTTGATTCCACTGTGATTTACATTGCTGGTTATTTCAATCACTTGACTTTCTTTGCTAAATTTCCACAGCTTAAGCTATCTTCACTCTCAGAAGATCGTGCACAGGGATGTGAAAACAGAGAACATGCTTCTCGATAAGAAGAGAACAATCAAAATTGCTGATTTTGGTGTTGCACGTGTCGAGGCTTCAAATCCTAACGAGATGACTGGGGAGACTGGCACCCTCGGTTACATGGCACCCGAGGTACATCTATGTCATCTCCCAAAGTAGACACCCCATTAACAATTATGTCATTTGCATGCAATATGGCTTACTTTTCTTCTGTCAATCTTTCACAGGTCCTCAAATGGCCACCCCTACAATAGGAAATGCGATGTATATAGCTTCGGGCATTTGCTTATGGGAGATATATTGCTGTGACATGCCATATCCAAACCTCAGCTTCTCTGAATTGACTTCAGCTGTCGTGCATCAGGTACATAAAAACTTAAAAATGTGTGTGTTCTTCAAGATCTTCAGTTTTGAACTAAATCATCATTGTATGCAGAATTTGAGGCCAGAGATACCTCGGTGCTGCCCAAGTTCTATTGCGAATTGATGAGACGATGCTGGGATGCCAACTCGGACAAGAGGCCGGAGATGGATGAAGTGGTTTCCATGTTGGAAAGCCATTGATACATCAAAGGGAGGTGGCATATTCCTTCCAATAAATCTCAAGGTTGTTTCTGCTTTCGCCGCGAGACGAGGGCCATGAGAAATCTCCCATctatttgaagtttgtacagTGTTGATGTTCGTAGCAAGCTTAGCTTCGATAAACTATACTAGCTAGCTTCTCCTTCCTCTCTTGCTTTTCGTATTAGAATTATGTATCCAAACTCTTGCTCAATTCAAAAACAAAATGAACATTTTCAGTTCATTGTGGAAATGGTTTAATTCATTTATAgccaaaaaaataatcttctaAGTTAACAAAGAACGAAATAATACTTAAGTTAGTAGGAGTACTACATAGAGAGTCTTATGTCAAAGTGATATGAATCAATAGTATATTCTTTTACTCCATCACTTAACATCACAATTTTATCACTATCTCATTTCATTATTTGTACTATTATTAATCTTATagcctttttatttaattatattatgtatatttaatattttaattaaatcaatatCTGAAtaatcaaaaatagaaattctattaaaaatttaaaagtatatataattgaaattaaaagaatTACACGAGATTTAATAGTTATTGTatataacaaattaaaatcacaAGCGACTACCTTGTTGCACGTTTGCATCAAATCGtagttcattttttaaaattgtctATCTTAATATGTTTATTCACCAAAATAACTTTATCTAATATTTGTAAAGACAAAATAAGCAATAAATAAGAATATGGATTAGTCTATGATCCAGTGTATTGTTATAtcatatttttttcctttccaGATTTATGTCATGTTCTTTAAATAGGTAATATTCTTCACCTTCACACCATCAttactattttaattaataagcAAATATCTTTGCAATTATTTCATAGAGACGTAAATCATCTATATATTATACTCACACACTCAATCACGTGCTTCACACGTTTTTCTTAAATCTCTTTATCTACGAGAAATGTCAATTCCTTCTCTCTTCAAAATGCATGGAGTCGATCTTGGACGTTTCATTTTGTGGGCATTCTTGGGTTTGTGCCTGAAATCTCTAACAACCCAATTTAATTTCATtagctattttttattttcttgaaaagACTAGTCATTTGCTAATTAATTGTAATAAAACATTAATTCCTCAAATTTCTTTGTAGGCAACATCCTTTCCGTCCTATTCTTTGTCTCCCCAGTgtaactctttctctctctctctttccactacaaaaaaaatagttgGATTATTGAATAATGGGCAATCCCTTGCTAATTACCGACAGAAAACAGTATTACCAGCGGAATGTCTGAAGTCCGCAGCTAAAATTTTTTTAGCATGTAAACTACCGACGAAAATATTTCGTTGGTAATCTGTCAGTAACACTGTTTACAGGAAAAATAGTTGTTTTCTGTAGTGTTCTCTCTCGTTCTCTCATCTTGAAAATTGCAGGACAATATTTCGAAAATATGCAACAAGAAGAGCAAAAAGAATATCCACCATATCCATACTTAGCAGCCATGATGAATTGCATGCTTTGGATTTTCTACGGTTTACCTTATATTCACCCAAACAACAATTTCGTCTTCA
This region of Salvia splendens isolate huo1 unplaced genomic scaffold, SspV2 ctg1187, whole genome shotgun sequence genomic DNA includes:
- the LOC121788990 gene encoding serine/threonine-protein kinase STY13-like; translation: MAEEDVHGGGGGGFVRADQIDLKSIDEQLNRHITRALTMEKKKQENGGKQQQQQDESREIPARQEWEIDASKLVVKSVLARGTFGTVHRGVYDGEDVAVKLLDWGEEGHRSQAEVASLRAAFAQEVSVWHKLDHPNVTKFVGATFGWTELNIQKDSGQLGMARNVCCVVVEYLPGGTLKNFLIRNIRTKPCFQVVIQLALDLARGLSYLHSQKIVHRDVKTENMLLDKKRTIKIADFGVARVEASNPNEMTGETGTLGYMAPEVLKWPPLQ